The window CAACCCATACCCAACCAACCGACTAACACGATAACCAATATCCTTTTCATTTCTCTTCCCATCCCTGTTTACCTATTAATTTAACAAATACGCACGAACCAATGTTTTCGGTGATAATCTTTGTACCCTGCCTGCGAACGCGCGTTATTTCCTGATGGCGCTCGCTACCTACCGGAATCAATAGAAAACCGCCGTCAGCCAACTGCTCAATTAACGCATCAGGCACTTTTGGGGCCCCGGCGCTGACGATAATCCTTTCAAACGGCGCCTTTTCCGGCCAGCCCAGCGTCCCATCGCTTATCTTATAAAATACCTTTTTTATGTCCATCTTATTTAACCGTTGTTGAGCCAATTCAGACAACTCGGCTATCCGCTCGACAGTGTAAATATCTCGTGTTAATTCGGACAGAAGAGCCGT of the Candidatus Brocadiia bacterium genome contains:
- a CDS encoding protein-L-isoaspartate(D-aspartate) O-methyltransferase; this encodes MTESQIITRGIKDMRVIRAFLKVPRHLFVLPDDIRCAYEDHSLPIGYGQTISQPFIVAYMLEHLELKGHEKVLEIGTGSGYQTALLSELTRDIYTVERIAELSELAQQRLNKMDIKKVFYKISDGTLGWPEKAPFERIIVSAGAPKVPDALIEQLADGGFLLIPVGSERHQEITRVRRQGTKIITENIGSCVFVKLIGKQGWEEK